DNA from Krasilnikovia cinnamomea:
GAGTGCGGCATCCAGCCGGATGACCCCAACGTCACCACCAGGACGGGCACCGACGAAACCGGTCACGATTGGACCCGCCACTGGGCCACCGTCCACGGCGACGTGTACCTCGCCGCCGCACCGCAGACCGCCCAGACAGCGGCCCGCGTCCAATTCCAAGACATCATCCACGACGGTCTCGTCGGCACCGACTACCTACACCGCTATCGCGTCACCATCGACCTGTCCAGCTCGCGACTGATCCTGCATCCCCGCCCCTGACCTCCACCACGGCAGACACATCAGGCAGGGGTCGGTGCGCACGTCGCGCCGGGCCCTCGGATCCAGCTGCGGGCGCCCCGGGTCGTGCAGCTGCAGAACGATCCGCACCCCCCGCACGACCCCACGGTTTGGCGACGGCTGGCCGCCGAACCGGATTCGAAGGTACCGGTCGAGGTTCAGCCAGCCATCCGGCGCAGCAGAAGCATGCACCTGATCGAGAGCACGTCGCTCAGTGGCCATTCAGCCAGCGAGCCGCTCCTTCAGCGTTTGGGTGATCTCGGAAGTACTCGATGATGTCTTGTGGACCGAGACCTCCCTCGCGTATCGCTCGCTCGAGGAGCTCGTCCGGGAGCTCCGGCGGGATCTCCAGGCCAGCGTCGGGCTCGAAACGCTCAGCCGGCAGGTCGACGGGCAGTGGTGGGGCCGGGAGCGGCGGCAACAGGCCCAGACCGACATGTTCCCGAGCGAGTTCCAGCAACTCCCGGATCTCGTCGGTGGCGATCGCGAGCAGCGCGGCCGGTTCGGCAGCCGGAAACGGACCGGGATTGCGGACGACCTGCACCCGGATCCGTTTACGGCCGCGCTTGACGGTCGTCTCCGGAGCCGTGTGCCCGGTGCCGTCCAGCACAAGGGACAGCTCGCACAGGGGCACGTCGGCCTCGGCCCACCATCGCTGCCAGGCGGGATCGGAAGCCACTGCTGTGACGACCTCACGCAGCAACAGCGTATATGCAGCCGGCGGTCCGCCCGGGCTGGCTGAACCGAACGACAGTCCCAGCCAGGGCGCGGCCGTGGCGGAGGCATCGGGGCCGGGCCCAGCTGTCTCGCCCCAGGCCGCAGTGTTGCTGCCCGTCTCGTAGCTGACCGGTGTCTCGTGCTCCCAAAGTCGGCCAGTCGACTGTTCGTAGGCACGTTCAGCGACCGTGAGCAGCAGTTCTGCCTCGTCGCCGGCGAATTTGCCCAGCGCGGCCGGGTTCCTTGACACGCGGTCGAAGGCTTTCTGCCCAGCCGCCACCACGGCACACCGGATGTAGAGGAACGCATCATCGCTCGCGGTCCGCGCGGCCGTGAAATGCGCTGGGGTGTCCAGCGCCCACAGCACCGAGGCGAGCCGATCCGCGAAGCCGATCAAATCGGCCTCAGAACGGGCCGCCAACCGTGCCGTCAACCGGTCGAAAGCTTCATCGTCCGGGTTCCGGCCCAGCGTCTGCACCAGCCTCCAGAAATCGATCTCGTCCATCACCTTGAGAACGCTATCCAAGCGACCCGCCGGCTCACTGCCGTTCGAGCGAGGACGCGGCACAGTGCGATCCTGAGCGGCATCCGCTCATCGGCAAATCAGTACGCCAGAGCGCCCCAGCCGCCGTCATTGGGCGATGGAACGCGTGATCCATGCGTGATCGACGGTCTTGGCGTGGGACGTCACCCGTCGGAATGAATCGGCAGCCCACCGGGATCGATTTGCCGATAGACTGGAATGAGCCGGCACGAATCGGCATTGCAAAGCGGTAGGCGACACTCATGATCGCGAACTCTTAATCCGCGGGTTGTAGGTTCGAGTCCTACGCGGCGCACCATTCGCACCATTTCCACCAGGCCGTATAGCCGTCGGGCTATGCGGCTTGATCTTTGTGGGACATGTGTTGGTGTCGCCGTCTCGGACCCGGACCTGCGCGGTGGTCGAACTTCTAGTTCACGGGTCGTTTCGAGTGGACGATGTCAGCCTCCCCAGCGGATCTCGCCACGCGGTCGTCGATCCGGTAGCGGCGGCGGTGAGGACGAGCCGGGCGGTGGCTTCCGCGGCGTATGCCGGCAGGTCGGTGCGGACGCTGGTGTAGGTGTCCGCGGTGAGCAGCATGCTGCTGTGTCCGAGCTGCGCCTGCACCGTCTTCAGGTCGGCGCAGTGCGCGAGGCTCGGCGGAAAGGTTTTGGGGTCAGGTTTCTGTCGCTCTGCTGGTGGTCCCGTCCCGGTTCAGTGTCGTTGTCACGGCGCCAGTAGTGGGAGCGCCGCGAAGGTGTGGTTCTGCCATAGCAGCCGTGAGGACTCTTCCGGGTAGGCGGTGATCGTCGGCGGCGTGTCGAGGAGTTGCGTGATGCGGTGGTTGGCGTCGTACGGGGGCCAGCCGGGGTCGCCGTGAGCGGCGAACGCCGTCCACGCCGTGCGGATCTGCGCCGATAGTTCCTCGGCCGCCGGTGAGGGCGGGTCGCCGATCAGCACGGCGGGCTGTCCGCTGCTCAGGTTGCCGAAGACGAGCGGCACGTCCAGGCCATGGCAGGCGCCGAGGTCACCGCCGGCTCCGGGAGCGGGCCAGGTCAGTTCGTAGACGTGGGCCTGGCCGCCGCCGGCGATCTGCGCGTCGGCCAGGTGCAGGCTCGGCATCCGAAACAGCCAGTCCGCGTTGACCACTTCGTACAGTTCCTCGTCGGTGGCGGTCGGGAATGCCTCCCGGTACCGTCGTGCGCCGTCGGACCCGGGGGCGAGCAGCTGCACAGCGGTCTCGGCCTGTTCGTGCGTGACCTGGCCGAGCACACCGTCGATCAGGCTGAACAGCCGGTGTTCCTCACGGGTGTGCCCGACGAGGATCTCGACGTCCCGGGCGGCGCCGTCGGCCAGCGACTGCCACGGCGTGGCCGGCAGAACGTCACCGTCGACAACCGGTGCGAACAGGGTCGGCCGGTGTGTGATCTGGCCCCAGCGGCGCCGCCATTGGACCGCCTTCGCGGAGATCGCATCAGCCGCAGCGGGCAGCCGGGCCGGGGCCACTGCCGACAGGCCCGCCACGGTGGGCGCCACCCCCAGCTCGGCGGCGCAGGCGGCGGCGATGTCGGTGGCTAATTCCGGGGAGAAGAACGTTCCCGGCACGCTCTGCGCGACCGCCCGGCGAAAGAGCCCGGCGGCGCGCGGCATGGCGAGCAGCGCGGCGACCGATCCGCCGCCGGCGGACTGCCCGCAGACCGTGACCCGTTGCGGGTCACCGCCGAACACCCCGATGTTGTCGCGCACCCATTGCAGGGCCGCGACCTGGTCGAGTAGTCCCCGGTTGGCCGGGGCTCCGTCGATCTGCGCGAAACCCTCCACGCCGAGGCGGTAGTTGAGGGTCGCGACCACGGTGCCGCTGCGGGCGAGGTGCCCGGCGTCGTATTCCGGGAGGCTGGCGTTGCCCGCGACGTAACCGCCGCCGGGGATCCACACCATCACCGGGAGCCCGGCCCCCGGATCCAGCTGCGGTGTCCAGATGTTGATCGTCAACCAGTCGTCGCCCGCCGTCTCCTGAGGCGCCCCGAGCAGGCCGGACTCCGGCGGTGGCGGGCCATACGCCACCGCTGGGCGCACACCGTCCCAGCGGCGCACCGGCTGCGGAGCGGCGAAACGCAGGGCGCCGACCGGTGGCTCGGCGAACGGGACACCGCGGAAGACCGCTAGGCCCGCCTCCCGCCTGCCGCAGACCACCCCGGCCGCCGTACGGACCTCCGGCTCGGACCCACACGGCTTGCTGGATGCCATAACGGACACTCCGCGTTCCTCCCCATTGCCGCCCCGCCGAGCATCCAGTGCCCGCCTGGTGCAGGCAAGCCAATCGGTGTACGCGGCCACAGCGAGGCGCCAGGGTCTGCTGCACCGATAGGTGACATCTGAGATGGCTTGCCCTGTGGGTGAGCTGGAAGGATGTCCCTGTGCCGAAGCCCTACCCCCAAGAGTTCCGTGACGACGTCGTCCGGGTTGCCCGTGAGCGTGACCCGGGTGTGACGGTCGAGCAGATCGCGAAGGACTTTGGGGTCCATCCGATGACGTTGTTCAAGTGGCTGCGTCAGGCCGACGTCGATGCCGGCGCGAAGCCGGGTGTGACCCGCAGCGAGTCGGCCGAGCTGCGGGAACTGCGGCGCCGGAACAAGTTGCTGGAGCAGGAGAACGAGGTCCTACGCCGCGCCGCCGCGTACTTGTCGCAGGCGAACCTGCCGGGAAAAGGCTCTACCCGCTCGTGAGTGAGCTGGCCGCCGGCGGGGTCCCCGTCGCGGTGACGTGCCGGGTACTGAACATCGCTCGCCAGCCCTATTACCGGTGGCTGGCCCAACCAGTCACGACCGCGGAGGTCACCCAGGCGTACCGAGCCAACGCGCTCGTGGACGCACACCGTGATGATCCAGAGTTTGGATACCGGTTCCTGGCCGACGAGGCCCGCCAAGCGGGGCAGCCGATGGCTGATCGGACCGCGTGGCGGATCTGCTCGGGTAACGGCTGGTGGAGCGCGTTCGGTAAGAAGAAGCGCGGTAAGGGCGCCAAGGTCGGTCCGCCGGTGCACGACGACCTCGTGCGCCGTGATTTCACCGCGCAGGGCCCGAACCGGCTGTGGCTGGCCGACATCACCGAGCATCACACCGGTGAGGGCAAGCTGTACCTGTGCGCGATCAAGGACGTCTGGTCGAACCGGATCGTCGGCTACTCCATCGACTCGCGGATGAAGTCCCGCCTGGCTGTGGCCGCGCTGCACAACGCCGCCGCCCGCCGTGATGACCTGGCCGGCTGCGTACTTCACACCGACCGCGGGTCGCAATTTCGATCCAGGAAATTCGTCCGGGCCCTCGACCGGCACCAGATAGTCGGCTCGATGGGCCGGGTCGGTGCCGCTGGCGACAACGCCGCCATGGAATCGTTCTTCGGCCTGCTACAAAACAACGTCCTGGACCGGCGCGTATGGCGTTCCCGCGAGCAGTTGCGGATCGCGATCGTGACCTGGATCGAACGGACCTACCACCGCCGCCGACGCCAACGCTCGCTGTCCCGGTTGACCCCCATCGAGTTCGAGACGATCATGACTCCACCGGCCAGTCAGGCCGCGTGACTACACCTGTCACCTATCGGTGCAGCAGACCCCCATGACCGAGCGCGGGAAGCCGCATGTGAGTTGTCATTCTGGCGTTGGTGTATCGCTCCCCGGCGCACGGCGAACCGGACGCGCGCGCAGCTGTTCGACGTACGCCATCACTACCGGAATGGCTACCGGCACCGCAAGTACCCACCACAGGTCGTAAGCGAAGCCTAGGACGACGGCAACCGGCAGACCCAGCCCCAGTGTCAGGCATCCTGCCACGACGCTTGGCGGCATGGGTGGCGTGCTGTCGCTGTCCGCCGGGTTGGCCGCCTGAACGAACGGCGGCGGAAGGTGTGGATGCGGGGCAGGTAGATCCGCGAAGATCCGTAACAGCTCTGCCTGGGTGCGGGCCCGATCACAGGCTTCCGCCCGATGTTCGTACTCGCTGGTGTTCAGTCGCTTGGCGGTCATGTGGGTTTCCAGCGCCTCCAGCGCCGCCTGTCGCTCGGGAGTACCGATCCGCAGCTCGGAGGAACCGTCCGAGTCGGTGCTACGGCCGTTCCCGCCGTCGTTGGCCATAGCTGACAGCGTAATGACAACTCCGGGCGAAGCTGGAGCAACCGATCGGCCAGATCGGGGGCTTGGCCGGAGGTCGCCAACGCGCGCGTCGTGGCGTGACCGGATGGTGGCCCGACGCCCACGGCGCTGTCCGGACGGCGCGCGATGCTCGTACGCAACGGCCAGGCCGGTGCCGGTGATTGCCAGCGCGACGTACGGACGGACCCGCGAACGCGGACGCTCCGGCATCTGCGAGTCTTGCGTCCGAAGCCTTACTCGCCATGTCATGCCGGTTCGCTTGGAGGAACCCGTGAAAATTCTGACGCTGGGCCCCACCGATGCCGGACCAGTCGTGCTGTTCGCTGCCGGAGCAGGCGGCGACCCCGAGCGTCACCGCCCACTTCTGGAGCACTTGGCGGCCCATGGCTGCCTGGTGATCGCACCGCACTTCGAGCGAATAGTCCCGCAGGCGACGACCACCGCGCAGCTTCTGGCCCGTCCCGCCGGATTGCTCCAGGCACTGGAGGAAGCGGCTCCGCCGGACGTGCCCGTCGCTGTGGTCGGCCACTCAATCGGAGGGTGGGCGGCCCTGTGCCTGGCCGGGGCGACGCCGTGGGGACGCGGCGGAAAGCCGATCGACGTTCCCCACGAGCCGCGGGTCTCCCGATTGGTCGCCTACGCACCCGCCGCCGGATGGTTCGCCGCCCCCGGCGCCCTCGACGCGATGACGATTCCCGCGCTGGTCTACGCGGGAGAACAAGACACAGTCACGCCGATCACCCAGGCCCTGCACTTGAAGAACGCGCCCGGGCTCGTCGACGTACGTCTCGTGCCGAATGCGGGCCACTTCAGCTTCATGAACGTCCTGCCACCCGGCATGAGCGACAGCCCCGGATTCGACCGCGGCGCGTTCCTCGCCGACCTCGCGGAGGCAACCCTGCACTTCGTCATCGAGGAATGAGGAGCCATGCCCGGCCGGGAGAAGACCCCGGCAAGCCGGGAGACAGCGACAAGACCGCATGAGCGTGCGCCCGCCGAGTACGGGCTGGCGCGCTGTCGCCAAACGGGTCGGTCTACTGGACTGCGTCCTCGACAGCCATGGGCAAAGAGGCTCCGGAGTGGGTCTGTAGCAGGTTCCGCCAGCGGCGGGCGTCCCAGCGCTTCGGTTCGGTCCCCTCGACAAAATCGATCATCGCATGGACGAATTCCTCGGGCGCCTCCCGGTGTGGGAAGTGCCCGACGCCGGGCAGAACCACCGACTGCGCCCCGGGCATCAGCTCGGCAGCGGTCGCGGCGTGCTCAACCGGGAGGACGTGGTCCTGGTCGCCCCAGACGACCAGCGTCGGCAGGCCCTGCGCCAGATAGGCGCGGTCCCGCATGGTGATCAGCTGTCCGCGCCAATCCGCGACGTGTCGCAGTACATGCAGGAACGCCGCCCGAGCGGCTGGGTCACGCAGCCCGGTGTGCACGGCGTAGGCCTCATTGAGGTCGGCCGCGAGCGCGGGCGGCGCGACCAGCCCGGCGGCCGCGCGCAGCGCACCGAGGGCAAGGCGGGACGGCGGCAGGTGGCTGAGCCGCAGGGCGACGGAAGCGCCCGGTAGGGTCAGCGCGCGGAACGCCACGCTCACCTGCGAGCCCAGTCCGCCGCCGGCGACCACGACGAGTCGGTCGGTGCGCTCCGGGAACTGATAGGCGAACTGCATCGTCACGCCGCCGCCGAAGCTGTGGCCGACCACGGTAGCCCGGTCGATGTCGAGCGCGCTGAGCAGGTCCCGAAGGCCGTTGGCGTACCCGCCGATGCTGTAGTCCGCCCGCGGTTTTGCCGACCGGCCGTGGCCGAGCAGGTCGGGCATGATCACCGTGTACCGCTCGGCGAGCGCGGGCGCGACGATGTCCCATGTGGTGCCGTCGCAGCCGATGCCGTGCACGAGCAGCAGGACGGTAGGGCCGGTGCCCAGCAACCGGAAGGCGCGAGCGTGCCCGTGCACCTCGACCATCCGCAGCTCATCCATCCGCGCAGGATAGATAGCCGACGTTTCATGGCAGTAACCATCTCCTCCTACGTGTGAGGGCGAAGCGGTTCTTGGTCAGCATGTCGAACATCGCCTGCGCCGCCGGGTCGGCGGCGATCGCCGCTCGCAGGTCAGCCGGCATCTCCGTTTCCGGCGGTGGCGCATAGGCGGCCGTCCACCGCCCGTCGGCCGTCACGGCATTCACCGCGGCGCGGCCGGCGGCAGCATCAGGCCGGCCGCCTCCAGCCGGGCCACATTGGCGACGTTGCGTTGGGACCAGATGCTGCGCGGAGACCAGCCTTCAGCGCAGCTCACTCAGCGGCATGAAGTGCGGGCTGCGAGAGCTGGCGGGGAACCGCCACGGATTGAACGGCGAGACAGCAAGCCCCAGGACCGCCACCGCGCACATTGGCTGGTCCTCGTCAACGCCCGACCGACCGTAGCCAGGTCGCCTGCTATTTGCCGACGATGTCCAACAGCGCGAGGCATGTGAAGGGCACAAGCAAGGCTGCCACGCATGCGAGCCAGTACCGGGATGCCCGCACGGCCGTCCTGCGGCGCATCCACACATTGATAAACCCCCAGATGGAGCCGAACATGCAGAACACCGGCGTGGCGAGGATCAGCCAACCGGCCATCCCGTCGTTCTCGGTTGGCTCCGGCTGCGTCCATCCGAGGTCGGCCAGGGGCCAGTTCGCCAGGATGTACCACGCCAGGAACAGCGGAACGATGGCCGGAATCCCCAGCAGCACGTTCACGCCGATCGGTATACCCAGCTTCCAGATGCGCTCACTCCTCATGATCAATAGATCGCCCGAATTGCTTCGTGCCAACTTCGGACGAGGGCGGGGCAACGGAAGCAAACGCATGGGCGTGACGCTAACGCCGGGAAGCAAATCACCGGGCGCCACCGACGCGGTCCCCAATGCTCCCGCAGGATTCGCCACACCCCCCTGGGGCTGCCCCGTCTCCTCGTCGGCGACGCCGTAGCATTCCGGTGCTTCATCCTGCGCCGGCAACGGGGGTCCAATGAATCGGGTGGTTCTGATCACCGGCGGAGGCAAAGGCATCGGACGGGCCACCGCCCAGCTTTTCGCCGACGACGGATACAAGGTCGCCGTGACCTACCGTGAATCGCCGCCACCGGCCGGCGTCTTCGGGGTGCGATGCGACGTCGCCGACGACGGCAGTGTCGAGGAGGCGTTCGCTGCCGTGGAGGCGAACCTCGGCCCGGTCGAGATTGCCGTGATGAACGCCGGTGTCACGCGCGATGAGCTGCTCCTGCGCATGGACGAGAAGGACTTCTCCGAGGTCCTGAATGTCAACCTCACCGGCGCCTTCCGGGTCGCCGAGCGGGCCAGCCGGTCGATGCTGCGGGCGAGGTGGGGTCGGCTGATCTTCATTTCCTCGGTCGTCGCGCTGTACGGCGAGGCCGGTCAAGCGAACCATGCCGCCGCCAAGGCCGGACTCGTCGGGCTCGCCCGGTCGCTGACGCGTGAGCTCGGTGCACGCAACATCACCGCGAACGTCGTGGCGCCCGGTTTCACCGCCACCGACATGACGGCCGGGCTGGCCGACGAACAACGCCAGCACATACTGCGGCAGGTGCCCGCCGGCCGTGCTGCTTCTCCCGAGGAGGTGGCCGCAGCGGCGAGGTTCCTTGCGGGGGACGCCGCCGGCTACATCAGCGGCGCGGTGGTCCCGGTCGACGGCGGGGCCGGAATGGGTCACTGAGCTGCGGCAGGCCGCCCGGTTCAGGCGCCCACCGCGTGATATCCACCGTCGGCATGCACGATCTCGCCCGTGGTGGCCGGGAACCAGTCCGACAGCAACGCGACACAGGCCCGCGCGGCGACCTCCACGTCGTCCGCCTTCCAGCCCAGCGGCGCGCGGGTGTCCCAGGCCTCCTCGAAGCCGGCCGACCCGGGAATGTTGCGGGCGGCGACCGTACGCAACGGTCCGGCCGCCACGAGGTTGACCCGGATGCCCCGCGGGCCGAGGTGGTGGGCCAGGTAGCGGCTGCACGACTCGAGCCCGGCCTTGGCCACCCCCATCCAGTCGTACGACGGCCATGCCACGCCGGCGTCGAGCCCGTCGACGTACGCACCGACCCGGTCGGCGAGGCTGTCGAGGTGTGCCGGGTCGGTGACGTCCAGTTCGACGACCGGGGCGGGCTGCGGCAGTCGCCGGGCGATCCGGTTGACCAGGCTCAATCTTCCGTATCCCGTGAGCACGACGGTCGCGCCCTGCTCCTGCGCCAGCCGCGCGGTGTGGAACGCGATGGACGACTCGGTCAGGACACCGGTGATCAGCAGCCGCTTGCCGGCAAGGATTCCCGTCACCTCAGCTCCCGGTCCGCCGTCCGGTGGGTTGGCGCCGGGTCGGCCCGACGCCGGCGTGGCCAGATGGAGTAGGAGAACGAGATGACGAAGTCGATGATGAGGACGGTGACCCACACCTTGCTGACGAGCATCAGGGTCGGCAGGTCCTCGGGGACCGTGTCCTGGATGCTGGCCTTGATCCACGAGTGACCGAGGAACCACAGCACGCCCTGGCCGATCAGGAATATGCCGAGGTGCTCGAGCCACCGGCGGCGTTCCTTGCGGGCGTGCTCCAGGTCCGGGCCGGCGGGCTTGGCAGACGGGTGGGCCGTGTCGGCAGGGACCAGGTCCGGGCGTACGGGCGCGACGTCTGCGGGC
Protein-coding regions in this window:
- a CDS encoding DUF1707 SHOCT-like domain-containing protein — protein: MANDGGNGRSTDSDGSSELRIGTPERQAALEALETHMTAKRLNTSEYEHRAEACDRARTQAELLRIFADLPAPHPHLPPPFVQAANPADSDSTPPMPPSVVAGCLTLGLGLPVAVVLGFAYDLWWVLAVPVAIPVVMAYVEQLRARPVRRAPGSDTPTPE
- a CDS encoding IS3 family transposase (programmed frameshift); the encoded protein is MPKPYPQEFRDDVVRVARERDPGVTVEQIAKDFGVHPMTLFKWLRQADVDAGAKPGVTRSESAELRELRRRNKLLEQENEVLRRAAAYLSQANLPKRLYPLVSELAAGGVPVAVTCRVLNIARQPYYRWLAQPVTTAEVTQAYRANALVDAHRDDPEFGYRFLADEARQAGQPMADRTAWRICSGNGWWSAFGKKKRGKGAKVGPPVHDDLVRRDFTAQGPNRLWLADITEHHTGEGKLYLCAIKDVWSNRIVGYSIDSRMKSRLAVAALHNAAARRDDLAGCVLHTDRGSQFRSRKFVRALDRHQIVGSMGRVGAAGDNAAMESFFGLLQNNVLDRRVWRSREQLRIAIVTWIERTYHRRRRQRSLSRLTPIEFETIMTPPASQAA
- a CDS encoding DUF4240 domain-containing protein — protein: MDEIDFWRLVQTLGRNPDDEAFDRLTARLAARSEADLIGFADRLASVLWALDTPAHFTAARTASDDAFLYIRCAVVAAGQKAFDRVSRNPAALGKFAGDEAELLLTVAERAYEQSTGRLWEHETPVSYETGSNTAAWGETAGPGPDASATAAPWLGLSFGSASPGGPPAAYTLLLREVVTAVASDPAWQRWWAEADVPLCELSLVLDGTGHTAPETTVKRGRKRIRVQVVRNPGPFPAAEPAALLAIATDEIRELLELAREHVGLGLLPPLPAPPLPVDLPAERFEPDAGLEIPPELPDELLERAIREGGLGPQDIIEYFRDHPNAEGAARWLNGH
- a CDS encoding carboxylesterase/lipase family protein — its product is MASSKPCGSEPEVRTAAGVVCGRREAGLAVFRGVPFAEPPVGALRFAAPQPVRRWDGVRPAVAYGPPPPESGLLGAPQETAGDDWLTINIWTPQLDPGAGLPVMVWIPGGGYVAGNASLPEYDAGHLARSGTVVATLNYRLGVEGFAQIDGAPANRGLLDQVAALQWVRDNIGVFGGDPQRVTVCGQSAGGGSVAALLAMPRAAGLFRRAVAQSVPGTFFSPELATDIAAACAAELGVAPTVAGLSAVAPARLPAAADAISAKAVQWRRRWGQITHRPTLFAPVVDGDVLPATPWQSLADGAARDVEILVGHTREEHRLFSLIDGVLGQVTHEQAETAVQLLAPGSDGARRYREAFPTATDEELYEVVNADWLFRMPSLHLADAQIAGGGQAHVYELTWPAPGAGGDLGACHGLDVPLVFGNLSSGQPAVLIGDPPSPAAEELSAQIRTAWTAFAAHGDPGWPPYDANHRITQLLDTPPTITAYPEESSRLLWQNHTFAALPLLAP
- a CDS encoding alpha/beta hydrolase family protein; the encoded protein is MKILTLGPTDAGPVVLFAAGAGGDPERHRPLLEHLAAHGCLVIAPHFERIVPQATTTAQLLARPAGLLQALEEAAPPDVPVAVVGHSIGGWAALCLAGATPWGRGGKPIDVPHEPRVSRLVAYAPAAGWFAAPGALDAMTIPALVYAGEQDTVTPITQALHLKNAPGLVDVRLVPNAGHFSFMNVLPPGMSDSPGFDRGAFLADLAEATLHFVIEE
- a CDS encoding alpha/beta fold hydrolase, whose amino-acid sequence is MDELRMVEVHGHARAFRLLGTGPTVLLLVHGIGCDGTTWDIVAPALAERYTVIMPDLLGHGRSAKPRADYSIGGYANGLRDLLSALDIDRATVVGHSFGGGVTMQFAYQFPERTDRLVVVAGGGLGSQVSVAFRALTLPGASVALRLSHLPPSRLALGALRAAAGLVAPPALAADLNEAYAVHTGLRDPAARAAFLHVLRHVADWRGQLITMRDRAYLAQGLPTLVVWGDQDHVLPVEHAATAAELMPGAQSVVLPGVGHFPHREAPEEFVHAMIDFVEGTEPKRWDARRWRNLLQTHSGASLPMAVEDAVQ
- the fabG gene encoding 3-oxoacyl-ACP reductase FabG, which translates into the protein MNRVVLITGGGKGIGRATAQLFADDGYKVAVTYRESPPPAGVFGVRCDVADDGSVEEAFAAVEANLGPVEIAVMNAGVTRDELLLRMDEKDFSEVLNVNLTGAFRVAERASRSMLRARWGRLIFISSVVALYGEAGQANHAAAKAGLVGLARSLTRELGARNITANVVAPGFTATDMTAGLADEQRQHILRQVPAGRAASPEEVAAAARFLAGDAAGYISGAVVPVDGGAGMGH
- a CDS encoding SDR family oxidoreductase; the protein is MTGILAGKRLLITGVLTESSIAFHTARLAQEQGATVVLTGYGRLSLVNRIARRLPQPAPVVELDVTDPAHLDSLADRVGAYVDGLDAGVAWPSYDWMGVAKAGLESCSRYLAHHLGPRGIRVNLVAAGPLRTVAARNIPGSAGFEEAWDTRAPLGWKADDVEVAARACVALLSDWFPATTGEIVHADGGYHAVGA